A window from Enterocloster bolteae encodes these proteins:
- a CDS encoding ArsR/SmtB family transcription factor has protein sequence MNRQSANEKEKIDRHIVLDIDSEENYELFERLGKALSSRVRIRMLALLKHKSMNIVELAQELTIPVSSAAFHVNMLEEANLINTEMLPGVRGSQKVCSSRAEDVFLSINTSPLEKERRSFSVDMPIGNYYDFRIHPTCGMVNEETYIDSCDDIKSFYSPGRSAAQLIWFQRGFVEYRFPNHFISGKNPNYVSFSLEICSEAPGYRNVWPSDITFSINDRELLTYTSPGDFGGRHGKLTPIWWTDGNTQFGLLKTISVDGSGTYLDGVMKSEEINIDTLALSAQPYISFKIEIKKDAKHVGGINIFGKSYGDYPQNIVMHVEY, from the coding sequence ATGAATCGGCAATCAGCAAATGAAAAAGAAAAGATAGACCGGCATATTGTACTTGACATTGATTCGGAAGAGAATTATGAATTATTTGAACGGCTTGGGAAGGCACTTTCATCCAGAGTCAGAATCCGGATGCTGGCGCTGTTAAAACATAAGTCCATGAATATCGTGGAACTGGCGCAGGAGCTTACGATTCCTGTTTCATCGGCTGCATTTCATGTGAATATGCTGGAAGAAGCCAATCTGATTAATACAGAGATGCTTCCGGGCGTCCGGGGTTCCCAAAAAGTATGCAGTTCCAGGGCAGAGGATGTGTTTCTGTCTATCAACACTTCTCCCCTGGAAAAGGAGCGGCGGTCATTCAGCGTGGATATGCCCATTGGGAATTATTACGATTTCAGGATTCATCCGACCTGCGGAATGGTAAACGAGGAAACCTACATTGATTCCTGCGATGATATAAAATCTTTTTACTCACCCGGCAGAAGCGCGGCACAGTTAATCTGGTTCCAGAGGGGTTTTGTGGAATACCGCTTCCCGAACCATTTCATCAGCGGCAAAAATCCAAATTATGTATCATTCAGCCTGGAAATCTGCTCCGAGGCACCTGGATACCGGAATGTGTGGCCCTCCGACATTACATTTTCCATCAATGACAGGGAACTTCTTACCTATACCTCTCCTGGTGATTTTGGAGGAAGGCACGGAAAACTGACACCGATCTGGTGGACAGACGGAAACACACAATTCGGTCTTTTAAAAACAATCAGCGTGGATGGGAGCGGAACTTATTTAGACGGGGTGATGAAATCAGAAGAAATCAACATTGATACCCTTGCGCTTTCAGCCCAGCCCTATATCTCTTTTAAGATAGAAATTAAAAAGGACGCAAAACATGTGGGCGGAATCAACATTTTCGGAAAATCATATGGAGATTATCCACAAAATATAGTGATGCATGTGGAGTATTGA
- a CDS encoding MutH/Sau3AI family endonuclease — MRLQEACVRFNKLAGIRFEELFSQNDMNMIIINKGKTGQLLELALGMHLSSTNLDFDDGELKTNKCDNAGNPKETVFITQISSVIDELIQERPFEETHLYEKISNILYVPVCKDGSPKDWMFLPSIHIDLSSPRYAQLRDIWRSDYYSICRQLRMHIETSPDRRIHTSNGQHIQVRSKDSMPYHPIYSGVYGRYVSNKNHAFYFRKEFVYDIRSMSR; from the coding sequence ATGAGACTTCAAGAAGCGTGTGTCCGGTTTAATAAATTAGCAGGTATCAGATTTGAGGAATTGTTCAGCCAGAACGATATGAACATGATTATCATTAATAAAGGGAAAACAGGCCAGCTTTTGGAGCTGGCCCTGGGAATGCATTTGTCCAGCACAAATCTGGATTTTGATGATGGGGAATTGAAAACTAACAAGTGTGATAATGCGGGTAATCCAAAGGAAACGGTTTTTATTACACAGATTAGCAGTGTGATCGATGAACTTATTCAGGAGCGCCCCTTTGAGGAAACGCATTTGTACGAAAAAATCAGCAATATTTTATATGTGCCGGTCTGTAAAGACGGCAGTCCCAAAGACTGGATGTTTTTGCCCAGCATCCATATCGATCTCAGTTCGCCCCGGTATGCGCAGCTTCGGGATATTTGGCGTTCAGATTACTACTCCATTTGCAGGCAGCTGAGGATGCACATAGAGACAAGCCCGGATAGGCGTATACATACATCCAACGGACAGCATATACAGGTGCGGAGCAAGGATTCAATGCCGTATCACCCTATTTATTCCGGAGTATATGGCCGTTATGTTTCAAATAAGAACCATGCGTTCTATTTCCGTAAGGAGTTTGTCTATGATATCCGCAGTATGAGCAGATAG